A region of the Desulfuromonas acetoxidans DSM 684 genome:
TCAGGCTCTTGCTGTTCCAGGTCGGCATTGTCCTCTTCCGAGCTTGTCTCATCAGTCGCCTCATCGGTCTCGTCCTCCTCCGCAGCCATCATTTCAGGCTCTTCAGCAGCATCCTGCTCTGCCATGGCAGAGGTCTCATCAGCAGACTGGGATGGTTTTGCGTCCGGATAAGAACGATCCTCGAAATTTTTCACATTGGCGGAAGAACCAGGATGGCGGTCACTGTAATGAACCACACCCTTATCATCCACCCATTTATACAACGGTCCGGCAAAACTCACCGCCGGGAACAGACACACCAAACACAAGCAAACCACAACACAACGCATGGCTTCCTCCACTCTCAAAGGTTGATGCCTAAAAAACCGTTCACTTTTATCCATAAATACTCGAAAAGAGTCAAAAACACCAGCGCTGTTATTACTCTATTAGAAGAACCGATAACGCACTGATATTCCCTTACCAAATGCCTATCTACGGCTGACTCACCCCAAAGAAAAACGCCGTTGACAAGAAACTCAACGGCGCATCGTTTCTAAAACGGAAGGTGCCTTACGATGCTCCCTCCTTCTGTTCCGGTTCGGGATAGGGCTGCGGATCACACAACAATTCCGGATTCACAGCCACCTTGCGGCACTTACCACAGATATAACGAAGATTATTAGGGAAATTCTGACAGCTTTCCGGCGGTTTCAAACTCGGCGTGCCACACCAATCACGCCGGCACCCTTTGCCCAAAGGTTGACACAAACGATCCACATCCAATGATACCGCGCCACAGCGGGCACACATAAACGCCTGGGTGTCATCCGGAACCGGAATGCATTTCGAAAGATCTTCCATGCGATCATGCTTTTCTTGGGTCATAGACAACTCCTTTATATGGTTTGGAATGTAAGATGGTTTATTACAAGTTTAGCATGGACGAAGGGAATGACGAGCGATGTCACTACTTGTTGTTCATCCCCGCATCTGCGGGGAACATAAAAAAACAAGTGCGCCTGTGGGCAGCCAGTTCGGTTCATCCCCGCATCTGCGGGGAACATGTCCGGCGTGATACGCCGATAGATGCCACTGCCGGTTCATCCCCGCATCTGCGGGGAACATGGAAGTATTACAAGCCGTGGCACTTTGAGCGGCGGTTCATCCCCGCATCTGCGGGGAACATCGATCTCCGCCGTTATCTGGGCGGTGATCGGACGGTTCATCCCCGCATCTGCGGGGAACATGGCAACGACACCCGTAAAAAAATGGATATTACCGGTTCATCCCCGCATCTGCGGGGAACATTTTCATATACCAGTTGTCTGTGGCGCTTGTTCCGGTTCATCCCCGCATCTGCGGGGAACATGTATTTTCAGGAGTAACAAAGGAATGTTAAGCCGGTTCATCCCCGCATCTGCGGGGAACATCTGAATAGCATCCGACGCGACCCGGCAATCATCGGTTCATCCCCGCATTTGCGGGGAACATGATCGTCTTGGCGACAAAATGAGTTCCAGCGGCGGTTCATCCCCGCATCTGCGGGGAACATGGCAACCTCTGGGCGTGGTCACTGGCCGCTCTCGGTTCATCCCCGCATCTGCGGGGAACATATCTGCTCCATCACCGAAGCACCCTCAGCGCTCGGTTCATCCCCGCATCTGCGGGGAACATGATTATTTCTCCGAAAAGGGTCATTTTGAATCCGGTTCATCCCCGCATCTGCGGGGAACATGTTTGATTCTTCGAGCAACGCCAAAAAAACCTCGGTTCATCCCCGCATCTGCGGGGAACATCCTAAACACGTTGCCGTTGATGGTGGCCTCGACGGTTCATCCCCGCATCTGCGGGGAACATGGCTCTCAATGAATCAGCAAGCAATATCGCACCGGTTCATCCCCGCATCTGCGGGGAACATACAGTCTGTCCATGATTTTAGCCAGTCAGGTGCGGTTCATCCCCGCATCTGCGGGGAACATGACCACCGGAGAGACGACAGCAAAATGACCGCCGGTTCATCCCCGCATCTGCGGGGAACATGACGTGATTTTGTCAATAAAAAGGTTGATGAGCGGTTCATCCCCGCATCTGCGGGGAACATCCATGACAAGCGGTATGAAAATTGCCGCACGTCGGTTCATCCCCGCATCTGCGGGGAACATTTATTCGATGAGGTTGTCAAGGAGCGTGACGACGGTTCATCCCCGCATCTGCGGGGAACATGCATTAAAGCCGCGCTGCGTGGCATCCTCAATCGGTTCATCCCCGCATCTGCGGGGAACATTCGACAGCGTTGATGCCGTCATCGGCACCAAGCGGTTCATCCCCGCATCTGCGGGGAACATACGGACATAGCTTCAGGGTCATGGTCGGCCCCCGGTTCATCCCCGCATCTGCGGGGAACATGCTCGCGTGTCTGGGGCTGGCATTGTTGTGAACGGTTCATCCCCGCATCTGCGGGGAACATACCTGTCTGCCGTGATAAAAAAGGTCAACGAGCGGTTCATCCCCGCATCTGCGGGGAACATTCGCGTCGGATGCTATTTAGGTCTGGGAAAACCGGTTCATCCCCGCATCTGCGGGGAACATAGACGTGCAAGCTCTGCTTTTTCTTGTTCAAGCGGTTCATCCCCGCATCTGCGGGGAACATTGAAATTTGGTGAATTCCTGGTAGTAGTCCCACGGTTCATCCCCGCATCTGCGGGGAACATTTTACCAGAATAAGGAGTATTGATATGTCAGACGGTTCATCCCCGCATCTGCGGGGAACATAAAGGCATAGAGGTTTACCTAAACAGCAAGAACGGTTCATCCCCGCATCTGCGGGGAACATGCGGAATCCCTAAAGAGGACGCACGTTTTATTCGGTTCATCCCCGCATCTGCGGGGAACATACCAAGCTATCTGGTCGCACA
Encoded here:
- a CDS encoding DUF4124 domain-containing protein, translated to MRCVVVCLCLVCLFPAVSFAGPLYKWVDDKGVVHYSDRHPGSSANVKNFEDRSYPDAKPSQSADETSAMAEQDAAEEPEMMAAEEDETDEATDETSSEEDNADLEQQEPEEDPADER